A stretch of DNA from Coccidioides posadasii str. Silveira chromosome 4, complete sequence:
ATTCTCTCAGGTCTCTCTCTCTACACAGAGGtacaagctttgtctgtctgcaaAAGAGCATGGTGTTGTAAGTCTATTCAAAAATCTGTACTTATTGCTGGTTTGGATAATTCAAACTAGTTGACTGTGCATACTCAGCTCTGTAAGAGAATTCTCATGACTTAAGCTAGGGCCCAGTTACTATCTAGATAGAAGTACTCTGTCTGCAAGAGAGCTCAGcaagactataataatatagtctttacagagtgcatctctgTAGGCTTGAGTTAAAAATGTAACAACTGTCTATACTATAAgcatcttgcttgctctttccagcagtaaGATTATAGGTAGTTGTTACAGATCTTCATGAGAGGAGCTGGAggctctaattatatagtcttagtttagttttttcttcttttgttttgaaatcaattgaattTAGTTCAGTTTAACTAtgctttttctctctctaactcattttctagtttcactacctccatccatctctttcacaaaccaggcttgtccaGGTTCCTACTATGGAAttgttggagtagctttctcagtggaCAGACATTGCTCGCAGGTAATCtgtgcaatctcactatctcatgaataaagagatgggccAATTTCTCTAAtgtcagcttctttgttgtagggATAAAGTGAGTCATCTTTGTGAACTGGTCCACTACAATCAAGatacagtcaaactgcaccttttcaaaattcaggcttgtggggagatctgtaataacattCATGCTAATGAATTCCCAAGAGTAATTTGAGATTGGTAagagtgatagttcttcttgagacTTTCTGTaaactcttcttgagctctGGTAAACTCTACAGACTTTGCAACACTTCTTTaccagttctctcattcttggccaaaagtatttgTGAGCTATAAGCTTAtacattcttgctgtagcaaaacACTCTGTAAAGGGTAGGTCATGATAACatctaatcagctctatttgcAGAGTCTCATTCTGAGAGATGTACAtgtagagtggtatccggttccgggatttcccgtcccggtcccagattcccgtcccaattcccgtcccgaggacgggatcaggttgaagctcagcttaatgggatgggaccgggttgtttaacagcatattgggacagttccgtgggaattgggattgggatggcattgggaccgggatcaaaatctagctagtaggacgggcccgggacctgacatgacaaaatgggataggaccgggatttcaatattgtatatgggacgggaccagtaaagtgtaggatgggaccgggaaccccggtccatttgtgttgtcaaaaagtaacgaaatttggtaacggtcctaacataattttatcaatttattcaacttcggaaaagtaccgaaatttggtaatgctctttgcataattggatcatattgcaagctattagctacttgagtctatcatctattgataacgttgacgtatttcctgttcctcatctggattgagtagtggatttagcaggcttgcaatctcttcccgtacaatctctggggtatcttgatcatcttgattgtcttggatgacttccttggccaactcctcatgcgatatgagtgcttcatccagcatatgcaccttatctccatgtttaagcagcatgatcttcttgattgtagatgcatggagccgcgatcgtcgataatgacatgtatcccgagcaacattgaaaacccgttctaccccaacccctgtcaaaggtatagccagaatgtcccttgccatccgagcaacagttggaaaatcaggctctagcatcctccactgttccagaattggagctcgaggtgatgtcaaattctcgtcatttaaatatcgctccatttcattttggaaatttgctcgtctttgatggggtctctcaaaaatcatttgctcaatatcctagagaagttagcagagaagaaatcagaataatacttataacaaacatacatcattcacatcaagtattacttctcttggctgttcatatttctcataatgctttttgtaaaacctcaaaatatattgtcggtatgtttcacgctcatcactggtccaatcctctgaatcatatgctctcatgcggcgtgatggatggagggcagcagctacagctagcagctcaccctttggatgctcagtatcaccatagtatttctggaatttcaagttggcagctttgatagcttcttgaatgttctctcttgttgtcaactgttgggccttgtcctcctctctttctaaatgctggaaaagatgattgtacgttgcccataccagatgaattgttgggcctgttgttttggacagtaccttggtaaatcgactgaatggctgcaacagtccaaccatatactctagctgcttccagtcatggtccaataagcgaagcctttggtattttggtgatgagtcctggatccataagtccacagcttgtcgaagcaacaaggcacgaacacacatctcataggtggaattccatcttgtgcgaacatcttggatcatcttgcgctggttctcttgttgatattctcggaaacgtgcagcgagttggggggaggcattggttgcattggcaacaagacgaatctattgtcaagcaaagattagtaaatcaactcaagtatatcaagaccgttaccaaatttcgttacctttctaa
This window harbors:
- a CDS encoding uncharacterized protein (EggNog:ENOG410PY1H~COG:L), with amino-acid sequence MLNPAMALQIPTRGTLYQVMNDMYNQLFRNLLFDHDPTTKVSLAVDNWTSPNNLAFMAINGYYITKDWEYREHLLGFESLEGAHTGKNMAEILQQSLAAWRLESNLLAITSDNASNNGTMRAHLTHQLRPALQQLNKTTDWDAESGTIPCLAHVIQLVVRELVCNLKIQPDNDALPTTFDESSITDDLASTDTFANTLRKIRLVANATNASPQLAARFREYQQENQRKMIQDVRTRWNSTYEMCVRALLLRQAVDLWIQDSSPKYQRLRLLDHDWKQLEYMVGLLQPFSRFTKVLSKTTGPTIHLVWATYNHLFQHLEREEDKAQQLTTRENIQEAIKAANLKFQKYYGDTEHPKGELLAVAAALHPSRRMRAYDSEDWTSDERETYRQYILRFYKKHYEKYEQPREVILDVNDDIEQMIFERPHQRRANFQNEMERYLNDENLTSPRAPILEQWRMLEPDFPTVARMARDILAIPLTGVGVERVFNVARDTCHYRRSRLHASTIKKIMLLKHGDKVHMLDEALISHEELAKEVIQDNQDDQDTPEIVREEIASLLNPLLNPDEEQEIRQRYQ